GTGGGAGATCTTGTGCTGGTGGATGGAGACGTCACGGGGCAGAAAGTTCAGGAAACTCTTGAGGGGCTCCTGAACGAGCGCGAGCAAGTGTCCACAATTGATCTGCTGGAGGCTCTGCCAGCTGAGCGCGTGCATCTTGATCTGGATGCTCTGCTGACCGTGGCCAGAAGTTGGCGGCGTCAGTTGCAGCGTCAGCAGGCCTTGGTCAAAAACCTGCATCAACAGCCCCTTTCGGCCAACAACCGCCAGATCGCCCCCGCCATATCGGAGGCTCTGATCTCGGACCAGGATCTGCGTCGGGTGACGCTTGCGGTGGATCACCGGGACCGCCCGCTGCAGCTGCAGCTGTGGTCACCATCAGCTGTTGGTGGCGATCTCAGGCGCCACTGGCTCGTGCTGATGCCCGGACTCGGTGGCAGCCCTGATCATTTCCGCTGGCTTGGCCGCTCGCTGAGCCGCCGAGGCTGGTCTGTGCTGGTGCTTGAACATCCCGGCAGCGATGCCGTCGCCTTGCAAGCTTTGCTTGAGGGCCGTCTCCCCCCTCCGGGAGCGGAGGTCATTCCCGATCGGCTTCTTGATCTTCAGGCTGTGTTGGCAGCCCGAGAGAACGGCATGTTTGAGCTGCCAGGTGAGCGTTTGGTGTTGGCAGGACACTCGCTTGGAGCGCTCACCGCTCTGTTGGCGGCCGGTGCACGTCCGCAAGAAGGGTTGGCGCGGCGTTGCGGACAAGATCTGGATGACCTACCGGTCAGCAACCTCTCCCGACTGCTGCAATGTCAGATCGAAGACGTGGAGCTCCCGTTCTTTCGTCCTCCTGATCAGTTGGCTGCGGTCGTTGGACTCAACAGTTTCGGGAGCCTGCTTTGGCCTCGTCGCCTTGATCTCAAGGATTCACTGCCCGTGTTCCTTAGTGGTGGCACCCTCGATTTGATCACCCCGCCCTTGACTGAACAGGTGGGTCTGCTTCGGGTGTTGCCCTTTCACCCAGACAGCCGCGCTGTGTTGGTTGAGGGTGCCAGTCATTTCTCCCCCATCCGCGTGGAGGGGCAGAACGGCACCGGTCGCGGTGAGGACGTGTTTCAGCTCGGGGAGGAGTTGGTTGGCGTGCAACCCCTGCAGGTTCAGGCCCAGCTGGAACTTGAGATCAGTCAATTTCTGATGACTCTCGAAAATGATCAGCGCTCAGCTGACATCCCTGGTGGTATCGAACACCTGATGGTGGGTGATCTGCACCTGCATCGGCTCGATCAGACCGGCGCTGTTCGTCTGCTCGATTGAAGCCTGGACACTGTGGCTTGCAGTTGCCGCAATTTCATTTCAAGAATCGGCATCGCCTGCTCATCACGAAGCCTGTAAATACCCAGAGGGCTCAGGCTCGACTCCTGTTCGGACGGGATCTGACGGGGGCCTGGAACTGTTAATCGCTGATAAATCAGGCAGGCCATGCTGAACGCTTCAGGCTCAGAGACGATTGAAGATTGCATCGCATCAACCCCAACGCTCCAATGATGTTGGGTAGACAAGATCGCGCAATCAGAATGCTCTGAACAGCTGATGAGAAACCACTGATTGTGTGCCCACGGATTCAGTGCAGTCGGCTGTTAGGCAGTCGGCTCAAATGGTGTTAGTAGCGAACGCGTGGATCGAGCAGAGCAACCAGTAGATCCACCGCCACGCTGACCAAGACCACCAGCGCGGCTACCACCACCACAATGCCTTGCACCACGGGATAGTCGCGCTGGTTGATGCTTTCTTGGAGTCGTAGTGCGATTCCTGGCCAGGAGAAGGTCACTTCGATGAGCAGCGCACCACCGATCAGGGACGCCACGGTGATCCCCGCAATGGTGAGCACCGGAAGCAAGGCATTGGGCAGGGCATGGCGAAGAACTACCTGGGTTTCGCTGAGGCCGCGGCTGCGTGCAGCCTCCACATAATCCGAGCGAAGACTGCGGTTGAGGTTGAGCCTCAAGGCATTGGTGAACACGCCGCTTAACAGCAGCCCCAGCGTGCAGGCCGGCAGCACCAGGTGACGAATTGCGCCCTGGAGCGCCCTCCAGTTGCCTTGGAGCACGCTGTCGGCAATCAAAAAGCCGCTGCCCTCTGGAGGCATCATTCCTGGCGGGAAACGTCCGCCGACCGGTAACCAACCGAGGACCACTGCGAACAGCAATTGCACCAGCATCGCTGCCCAGAACGGCGGCAGGGCATAGGTGCCGATGCCGTAAAAGCGTCCAGCCAGGTCGATGCTCCCTTCCGATTTGGCAATGGCTGTGAAGCCCACCGCCAGTCCTGCAATGGCCGCTACGAACAAGGCGGTGATGCTCAATTCGAGGCTGGCGGGCAGTGCCCGGCCAATGATCTGGCGTACGGGTTCCTGATTGATCAGTGCTTCGCCAAGGTCTCCATGGAGCAATCCGCCAAGAAAGTCCATGTACTGATGCCAGAGAGGTTGATCAAGGCCAAGCCGTGCTCTAAGCACAGCCTTGGCCGCCTCGGGAGCTCGGCTTCCCAGCACTGCATCCACGGGATCACCCGGTGCAACCCGCAGGAGCAGAAACACCAGCGTGGCAATCAGCCAAAGCATCAAAGGCGCCAATGCCAGTCGGGTGGCCGTGTAGCGCAGCAGTTCACGACTTCGCCCCATCAGCTCGCCTCCTGCAAACGGGCCAGTTTCAGTCGACCGTTGCCATCAAATTCCGGAGTCGCCAGTTCAGGCAGGCTCCAGGCCCTCGGTGTCACCAGCCAAACGGGAATGTAGGCAGCGCCTTCAGCCGCCATGGTTTCCACCTGGTCGAGATCACGCAGACGGGCTGCGCCGCGGCTGCGATCAGAGCGCAGCAAGGTGTCTTCGAGTCCTGGGGCTGTCCAGAAACTGCCGCTGATGGCGGCTTCGCCTCGCTCGCAGATGCTTCCGTTGGCTTCGCTGCAACTCAGCAGCGGGGTGAGATAAGCGGCCGGATCGGGATAGGAGCCCCGCCAATCAAGCATCACGGCCTGAAACGCCCCTTCCCCGAGTTGTCGGTAAACCGTGGTGGATTCCACGCCATCCAGTTTCAGCGCAAGGCAATCGGAGAGGTCCCGTTGGATCTGGGCTTGCCAGGTGAGCGCCATCAACCGATCCGCCGGCACATTGGTCCGATAGGTGAAGGGCAGCGTGAAGACCTTCCCATTGCAGTAGCCAGCCTTGAGGAACAGATTTCGGGCCTGCGCGGCGTCATGACGGGGCCAGGGATCGACGTCGCCACCGGGCAGTCCAGGAGGAACCAGCGAGAGCAAGGGGGGACGCAGTCCGTGGCTGACCCGTTGGCTGATCAGTGGTCTGTCCAGGCTGTAGGCCAGTGCTTGGCGCAGAACGGGATTCTTGAGAGGCCCGCTGTTGCTCAGCAGCGTGATGTAGCCGATCACCAGTGCAGGACCCTCTCCCACGCGCAATCGTCCTTTCTCGGCTAGGCGATTGAGGGCCAGTCGTTGATCTTCATCGATGGAATCGGAGATCAGCACATCCACCTCTCCGCTGCGAATGGCGCCGAACAAAGCCGTTGAGTTGCTCAGATAGATCAGGTTCAGTCCGGGGTTGCTGGGTGCCTGACCCCAGTAGCGATCGAAGGGTTCCAAGCGTTGCTGCACCGCCTGGAAGCTGGCCAGGCGATAAGGGCCCGTGCCCACGAAGTTGTCATTCAGGAATCGATCCTGATAGTCGCGGTAGGCCGTCGGAGAGACCGGGGTGAGATTGGTGGAGGTCAGCAGGTTCTCCAGGGAGCTGGAGGGCCGATTGAGCCGCAGTCTCAGTTCATAGACGCTGGGCGTTTCGACGGCCTTGATCCGATCGCCCACCACATAGCTGAGCGTGCCGATGGCCAGGAAGCGCCGCAGGCTGAAGGCCATCGCCTCTGCATTGAATGGAGTGCCGTCATGGAACAGCACGTCCTCACGCAGGGGAATGGTGACGGTGAGTCCGTCATCGCTGATCTCTGGCAGACCTGCTGCGAGCGAAGGCAGCAGGTCGCCGCCGACCGACCGCGTGTACAGCGTGTCTCCAAGGGCACTGATGACTTGCTGAGCGCCAAATGTGCTCGCCTGTGCGGGATCCAGAGACGTGATTCGTCCAGCACTGGCCACCGTGAAGCGATCGTTCGGGCGACTCGGCTGACAGGCGCTCTGGCTGAGTCCGATCGCGGCGGCAGCGCTCACCTTCAGCAAGGTGCGCAAAAGCTGTGTTAGCGGGACTGAGCGTGGCGGTCGGCGTTGATCGATCACGCTTCAGGTGATTCGGACCACGCCATTCAAAGGCCTTCAGGCTGAATCGGCACTGAGGGGTGGAGTGATCTGCTCAAAAGGAACCTCAAACACTGGAGATCCCTTGGAGGTGAGGGGCCATTGACGCACCCAGCAGCGTTCGTGATCGTCGTCGATGCCGATCACTTGGAACAAACCGGTACTGGTACTCAGACGGATGCAGTCACCTTGATGAAGCCTCATGAAGGATCGGTGGCCCGACTGAAGGCAGCGTTGCCCCTGCAGAACTGAGAGTTCGTTCGACATGAACGGTTTGCAGCATGGATCTGCGAATGCAGACCTCATCTGTGATGGTTCTTACGACTCTGCCTCATGCGAGGGGGTGATCGCCAGTGGTCGGTCTGTTGATGTGTGTCCGATCACGACCCCTGAGGTTTGGATCAGAAGCAGCCGAGGTGGGCGGCCAGGGTTCGCACCTCCGGCAATGCCGCGATGGCCTGGAGGGCATTTTGCATGTCTCCATTGCCCACCTCATGGGTGATGACAACGATTTCTGCGCCTTGGTCGCTGGCGTCGAACTGGACGATGGATTGAATCGAGACGCCTTGCTCGCCAAAGCAGCTGCCGATGCGACCGATCACGCCAGGGGCGTCTTCTGTGTGGAAACGCACATAGTTGCGTTGGCGTATCTTGCTGCCGTCCACGAGATGGCAGGACCGCCAGCTGCTGGCGGCCAGCAGTGGATCGAGGCCGCCATCGCTGCTCTTCAGTTGGCGAATGCCCGCAATATTGAGAATGTCGGCGACCACGGCAGAAGCCGTGGGGCCAGACCCCGCCCCTGGGCCGTAAAACATCACCCGTCCAATGGGGTCACCTTCGACGAGGATCGCGTTGTTGACGCCGTTGACTCCGGCGAGGGGGTGATCCTTGGGGACCAGGGTTGGCTGAACCCGAACGGCCAAGGGCAGAGAGCCTCCTGGCTCCCCGTCGCTTTCCAGGCGTTCTGCAATGGCAAGCAGTTTCACGCCGTAGCCCAGCTGCGTGGCGTAATCCACATCCCGACCCTGGAGGTTGCTGATGCCATGGGTCGGAACACCGCCACGCTCGATGGGGCCACCGAAGGCCAGTCCTGAGAGGATGGCGATTTTGTCGGCAGCGTCGTGACCGTCCACGTCTGCGGCTGGATCAGCCTCGGCATACCCCAGATCCTGGGCTTCCTTGAGAACCGCGTGATAGTCAGCACCCTCATCGGCCATGCGGCTGAGGATGTAATTGGTGGTGCCGTTGATAATGCCGCTCACCCGGTCGATGCGGTTGCTTCCCAGGGACTGCTTCAGCGGCTCAATGATCGGAATACCTCCTCCCACAGCGGCTTCGATCAGCACGTAAACGCCAGCGGCAGCAGCCGCTGCGGCGATCTCTTCGCCGTGACGGGCTATCACGGCTTTGTTGGCCGTTACGACGGATTTTCCAGCGGCAATTGCACGCATGATCAAGGTGCGGGCTGGCTCGATGCCGCCGATCACCTCCACGACCACATCCACGTTGGGGTCGTCCACCACCTCCTCGGGGTTGGTTGTGAGGCACTCTTGGGGAATGGAGACAGGCCGAGGTCGCTGCAGATCACGAACGGCGACGCGCACCAGATCGAGGTCGGCAATCAAGGGATGGCGACCGTCAGGGCTGCTCAGGATGCTTGCAACGCCTGCGCCGACGGTGCCGAGGCCGAGCAGGCCGATGCCGATCCTTGTCGCCATGGGGCGTGTCCGTGAGTTTCGCTGAGCCGTCGACTTTAGGCAGCTGCCGGTCCAGACCTGCCTGTCGCTGCGCTTCAATCCGCTGGTTTCAGGATTCGCGCCTGTTCCTGCATCGTGCGCAGGATGTTGAGGAAGCCGTTGGCTCGCGACGGCGTGAGGCTGGCCTGCAGTCCCGTGGCGGCGATGAAGCCTGGATCTACAGCCATCACCTGATCCGGCGTTAAGTCGGAGAGTCCTTTGATTAACAGCGCCAGAAGGCCCTTAGTGATCAAGGCGTCGGAATCGCCCTGCCAACACATCCGGCCGTCTACCAGGTCGGAGGCAATGAACACCTGAGAAACGCATCCTTTGACCTTGCGGTCGTCTGTCTGCAGTTCCGCTGGCATGGCTGGCAATTTTTTCGCCAGCCAGAGGACGTATTCGTAGCGTTTGCGCGGATCGGCCGTGCCGTTTAGTCGCTCGGCCAGTTGATCCAGGGCCTGGCTGCCGTATTGGGATGTGGAGCTGCCTGGTTCAGCCATGGCTGGATCAGCGTTGCTGCTTGGAGCTGCGCACCCTAACCATCAGGCCAACCATCCCGACCAAGGCTGGTGCTGCGGCCCAGGGAAGGGCCTTGAAAGGGAGAGGGGTGCTCACCACTTCGTCCAGATTCACCCGTCCCTGCTCCAGCGGCAGGGTCAGATAGTCGCGGTGACCTGGCCCTCCATCCACCTGCAGATCCACAAGGCCGTCGGTCAGATCGGGAAGGTTCACTTGCAGGCGACCGGAGGCGTCCATTCGACCGAGCTCTGCGCCTGCGCTGCCGTCGGCTTCGAGCAACCGCACCACTGCGCCCTCCACGGGTTCGCCAGTCGAAAAGCTGCTGTTCAGTTCCAGTTGTCCGTCGAGATAACGCAGGGTGCTTTCCACGCCATGGGCGCTCACGTTCTGCACGTGCCCGAGTCCCATCGCCAAGGCCGTCATGCTCATCAGGGCAAAGCGGAGAGGAGCTGGCATGGCGATGACTGAGCCTGGGTGCCCATCCTGCGGCTCATGGGGGACGGGCGCCAGTCGGATCTGGAGGCAGTCAGCATTAAGTGCTGCGTTTAGTGCTGCATTCACAGCCTTTTTCTGTCACCCAGCCATCGAAAGGTTGGTCCCAGTCATTGAGGGGGAGGGGCTCTTGACTGACACAGGCTTCTGGCACCACCACGAGTGCTGGACGCTGCTTCCAGGTCGCTTGGCAACGCAGGCGGTCGTAGTAGCCGCCTCCGTAGCCCAAGCGGATGCCGTGTTGATCCACCGCGAGAGCCGGCACCAGCAGTAGCGCCAGTTGTTCGGGGCTTAACTCCGGCTCATCGAGGGGCGCCGCGATGCCGCAGCCATCGGGTTTGAGCGGAGCGTCGGTCCAGGGGTGATAACGCAGAGCGCCTTCACCATCCGCTGCTGGGAGGGCCATGGACAGTCCCAGCTTGTGTTGCAGGACGTCGCGCAAAGGACGCAGGTCCGCTTCCCCTGCTAGTGGCCAGTACAGACCCACGAAGCCCTGCAAGCTGCCGCCGCGATGGCGGCAGTGGATTTCCTGTTCAACCTGGTGTCGGATCTGGATCTGCAGGTTGTCCTGCTGCTGGAAACAGCGCCGGCGCTTCGAGCGGTAGTGCTGACGCAGGGATGGTTTGGTCCATTCGGGCGATGGGATGGTCAAGGCGCTAGCCCCCAGCGGCCCATCAGCGGTAGCCGCAGTTGCAGTGTTTCCGACTGCGAAGGCCAGATCTCTCTGAGTTCGCTGGCGAGTGCAGGCAGAAGCGAGCCTTGTTGCTGATGCGACCCCAGCCTTTGCTCGATGCACCGCATGGCGGACCAGGTGCTGATGAAGGACAGCAGCTCGTCCTGGCTCCATTGCACGGTCATCGCGAACCCTTCAGGAATGGCTTGGCTGGGAACGGGAAAGTCGAGATCGGTGTAATGCCGGTCCACATGCACGCGTTGGGGAGGCCAGAAGCTGCGCAGCCGTTGGTGATACAGGTTCTCCAACCAGCTCTGCAGGGCTGCAGGTGCTCCTTCAATGGGCTGATAACCCAGCCAGACCAGCAAGCCTTTTGGCTTCAGCACCCGCAGTGCTTCACGGTTGAAACGATCCACGTCCAGCCAGTGAATGGCCGCGGCGACCAGCACCGCATCCATGCTGCGGTCGTTGAGGTAGGTGCACTCTGCCTCTCCCACGCTGTAGGTCACACCAGGATGCGGTTGAGCCGCATTAATCTGCTCGGGGCTCAGATCCGTGGCCGTCACATGGTCGAAACAGTCAGCCAGGCCGATTGAGGCCTGCCCGTTGCCGCAGGCCGCATCCCAACAGTGCTCCTGGGAAGGAGCATGTTCGGCCATCCATTGAAAAATTGCATCGGGGTAGCGGGGCCGAAATCGGGCGTAGTCCTGCGCGACAGCGTCGAACCAGCCGTTGTTGGGGGTGATGCTCATCGACTCCTGGACCGGATCGATAAGCCCAGCCGATGGCCAAGGACGCTTTCACTCATATCGCTTGCTGGTCAATGCAGTCGTTGCATATCTTCTCCCCAAGAGAACTGCGTCGAGCCTTCGTCCTGCGAGGGCTCTTTTTTTTTGGTTTTCAAGGCGGGGCTGGAATCAGCTGTCCAGAAAGTTGCATTCCAGAAGCGCTGCGGTCAGGAGCGTCTTCATCTCCTGAAGATCGTCCTGTTCGGCGGGGTCACCCCCCGGCCAGCGTTCAAGCTCGTGGCTCACAGCGTTCACAAGCAGTCGCAGGCCTGCTGCATTGAGCGTGAGATCAACGGTGCTTTCAGTTCGGTCCATCACAGCACCGGATTTCAGTGGGACCATTCTGATGCCAGACCCCAGTCAACGCTGGAACCAACCCGTGAGGGCCACGGCAAGGGCATCGGCGGCGTCATCGGGTCGCGGCGGAGACTCCAAGGTGAGTTCACGCATCACTGCTTCCAGAACT
This region of Synechococcus sp. NOUM97013 genomic DNA includes:
- a CDS encoding homoserine dehydrogenase, with translation MATRIGIGLLGLGTVGAGVASILSSPDGRHPLIADLDLVRVAVRDLQRPRPVSIPQECLTTNPEEVVDDPNVDVVVEVIGGIEPARTLIMRAIAAGKSVVTANKAVIARHGEEIAAAAAAAGVYVLIEAAVGGGIPIIEPLKQSLGSNRIDRVSGIINGTTNYILSRMADEGADYHAVLKEAQDLGYAEADPAADVDGHDAADKIAILSGLAFGGPIERGGVPTHGISNLQGRDVDYATQLGYGVKLLAIAERLESDGEPGGSLPLAVRVQPTLVPKDHPLAGVNGVNNAILVEGDPIGRVMFYGPGAGSGPTASAVVADILNIAGIRQLKSSDGGLDPLLAASSWRSCHLVDGSKIRQRNYVRFHTEDAPGVIGRIGSCFGEQGVSIQSIVQFDASDQGAEIVVITHEVGNGDMQNALQAIAALPEVRTLAAHLGCF
- a CDS encoding 5-formyltetrahydrofolate cyclo-ligase — encoded protein: MTIPSPEWTKPSLRQHYRSKRRRCFQQQDNLQIQIRHQVEQEIHCRHRGGSLQGFVGLYWPLAGEADLRPLRDVLQHKLGLSMALPAADGEGALRYHPWTDAPLKPDGCGIAAPLDEPELSPEQLALLLVPALAVDQHGIRLGYGGGYYDRLRCQATWKQRPALVVVPEACVSQEPLPLNDWDQPFDGWVTEKGCECSTKRST
- a CDS encoding alpha/beta hydrolase, which produces MVRETGATSERALALRRRSTGQRIAVGLVCSLLLHGLSPRPVQAARELVVRLDGMELPFTVNDLGGWVRNEGTSFSELGIWLNLLEEESRQGVIELLQAPLINDRSMARQMLNSWAGRRLLDQVGDLVLVDGDVTGQKVQETLEGLLNEREQVSTIDLLEALPAERVHLDLDALLTVARSWRRQLQRQQALVKNLHQQPLSANNRQIAPAISEALISDQDLRRVTLAVDHRDRPLQLQLWSPSAVGGDLRRHWLVLMPGLGGSPDHFRWLGRSLSRRGWSVLVLEHPGSDAVALQALLEGRLPPPGAEVIPDRLLDLQAVLAARENGMFELPGERLVLAGHSLGALTALLAAGARPQEGLARRCGQDLDDLPVSNLSRLLQCQIEDVELPFFRPPDQLAAVVGLNSFGSLLWPRRLDLKDSLPVFLSGGTLDLITPPLTEQVGLLRVLPFHPDSRAVLVEGASHFSPIRVEGQNGTGRGEDVFQLGEELVGVQPLQVQAQLELEISQFLMTLENDQRSADIPGGIEHLMVGDLHLHRLDQTGAVRLLD
- a CDS encoding class I SAM-dependent methyltransferase, with product MSITPNNGWFDAVAQDYARFRPRYPDAIFQWMAEHAPSQEHCWDAACGNGQASIGLADCFDHVTATDLSPEQINAAQPHPGVTYSVGEAECTYLNDRSMDAVLVAAAIHWLDVDRFNREALRVLKPKGLLVWLGYQPIEGAPAALQSWLENLYHQRLRSFWPPQRVHVDRHYTDLDFPVPSQAIPEGFAMTVQWSQDELLSFISTWSAMRCIEQRLGSHQQQGSLLPALASELREIWPSQSETLQLRLPLMGRWGLAP
- a CDS encoding ABC transporter permease codes for the protein MGRSRELLRYTATRLALAPLMLWLIATLVFLLLRVAPGDPVDAVLGSRAPEAAKAVLRARLGLDQPLWHQYMDFLGGLLHGDLGEALINQEPVRQIIGRALPASLELSITALFVAAIAGLAVGFTAIAKSEGSIDLAGRFYGIGTYALPPFWAAMLVQLLFAVVLGWLPVGGRFPPGMMPPEGSGFLIADSVLQGNWRALQGAIRHLVLPACTLGLLLSGVFTNALRLNLNRSLRSDYVEAARSRGLSETQVVLRHALPNALLPVLTIAGITVASLIGGALLIEVTFSWPGIALRLQESINQRDYPVVQGIVVVVAALVVLVSVAVDLLVALLDPRVRY
- a CDS encoding ABC transporter substrate-binding protein → MSAAAAIGLSQSACQPSRPNDRFTVASAGRITSLDPAQASTFGAQQVISALGDTLYTRSVGGDLLPSLAAGLPEISDDGLTVTIPLREDVLFHDGTPFNAEAMAFSLRRFLAIGTLSYVVGDRIKAVETPSVYELRLRLNRPSSSLENLLTSTNLTPVSPTAYRDYQDRFLNDNFVGTGPYRLASFQAVQQRLEPFDRYWGQAPSNPGLNLIYLSNSTALFGAIRSGEVDVLISDSIDEDQRLALNRLAEKGRLRVGEGPALVIGYITLLSNSGPLKNPVLRQALAYSLDRPLISQRVSHGLRPPLLSLVPPGLPGGDVDPWPRHDAAQARNLFLKAGYCNGKVFTLPFTYRTNVPADRLMALTWQAQIQRDLSDCLALKLDGVESTTVYRQLGEGAFQAVMLDWRGSYPDPAAYLTPLLSCSEANGSICERGEAAISGSFWTAPGLEDTLLRSDRSRGAARLRDLDQVETMAAEGAAYIPVWLVTPRAWSLPELATPEFDGNGRLKLARLQEAS
- a CDS encoding SufE family protein — its product is MAEPGSSTSQYGSQALDQLAERLNGTADPRKRYEYVLWLAKKLPAMPAELQTDDRKVKGCVSQVFIASDLVDGRMCWQGDSDALITKGLLALLIKGLSDLTPDQVMAVDPGFIAATGLQASLTPSRANGFLNILRTMQEQARILKPAD